The region AGAAGGGTTGGAAACGGTTCTATTTTTTTCTTATTTTTTTACGATCACCCCATCGGCCACAAAGGTCAGGGCTTTTTCCGGCTCGGTAATTTTTGCGATTTCCTCTTTGGATTTACCGGCGTCCTGAGCGAAGTGACGCAGATCGGCAACAGGTGTCGTTGTGTTTTCGGCGGTACCTTCTACAACAACGGTCTTTCCAACTATATCTTTCGGAACAAAAAAGCCATAGTCTTTAAAGGTTACGCGCATCGTTTGTCCGTCGCCGGTTTTCACCTTCATCCAGCAGCCCTTCACTTTACAAA is a window of Spirosoma linguale DSM 74 DNA encoding:
- a CDS encoding hypothetical protein (KEGG: mxa:MXAN_1455 hypothetical protein); this encodes MKTILLTSLLVAVSFGVFAQTENSYHGKKITASGALPATELATKMADKKEMPAKVEGTVESVCKVKGCWMKVKTGDGQTMRVTFKDYGFFVPKDIVGKTVVVEGTAENTTTPVADLRHFAQDAGKSKEEIAKITEPEKALTFVADGVIVKK